The region CATACTGACCTAGGTTTCAGAACGTGGTACTGCCCATTCCTTCCCTCAGGCCCTTCCGAGTTTTCGACCTCCCCGCAGTCAGAACGCTCAACTGACGGTGATCAAGGGTCTCTTTACGACCTTCGTCACACTCCCTCCCCAACACACATTCCCCATACCCCCTCTACTGAGTCGTTTTTCTCTGAAATTAACCCATTAGCATCTCAACGGTATTTTccttaatttatctttttctacccTTACTTTCCTAATTAGTACTCCCTAAGAGTTGGAGATCTTTACTTACACCTTTTCTTTGTTATTCAATCATCCTTGGTCTGAGGCTTCCCTAGGCTTCCCTGACTGCAGTctccttcccgggttcaagcgatatcccacctcagcgtcccaagtaactgggattataagcgtgtgccaccacacccggctgatttttgtggttttagtagagacagggtttcgctatgtcggccaggctgggcctcaagttatccgcctGGCCCCCTGGAGGCTTCTACAACTATTAAAAGAATCCAGGTTCccaaaagaaaagcaagcaattcatctttctctgcctatctataaaatgggtataacaCTCCTTGCCTTAGGGACTATCTAACTGTGTGGCTGTAGCCtcacatttattcaagaaatggtAGTGCCATTTTCCTCTGgcatgaaacaaaaaaagaaacttgccTAAGACAATGGAACAAATTCATTCGGGAAGCCCATTCATTAGGTTAACTACTTATTGAGAACATGTCACATCCTAAGCACCCTGGGGATTTAATAGAGAACAAAACACAAAGTCCTTGTCACCAAGATTATGTTGGGGGTAAAAGGCACAgacggattacttgaggccaggagtttgagaccggcttggccaacatggcaaaaccccatctctactaaaaacacaaagtttagctgggcatggtggcgcacgatcgtaatcccagctacttgagaggctgaggcaggaaatcacttgaacccggggggaggttgcagtcaaccaagattgcgccactgcattcgaacctgggcaacagaatgagactctgtctcaaaaagaaaaagaaaacaaaaaaagagagagaaaaaaagcctCCAGGGCATTAGTTCTCATTGTTACCTACTTCTAGCTAACCTTGGGCAGGGATTCTTATGGGTTAGTAGCTGTGTTGGGATAAGCAGGAGTCTATAACTTTCCCTCATCAAAGATCCTTCTGGTCTCAAGGGCTCTGTTCTCTGCAGGTGAAGGCCATGGAGGTGGACACAGAGGAGAGGCCTAAAGAGCTTGTACTGAAGCCCTATGTGCTGAATGGTGGGTGTGGTCCATATATTCCTTTAGGTCACTGTCCTGCACTGTGGGAAGCTGGGAAGGGCCCTAAGAtgtcctcattttgcagatggagaaaccAAGTTTCAGAGGGGAGAAGTGAGCTGGTTCAAAGTTCACAGAGTTAGGACTGTGTCCTGGCTGGCTCATTTTTCATTGTACTGACTAAACCCTGACCTTACTGTGTGAACTAAGGTCAGAGATGTTTAGGGAGGATGTACCCAGGTGCCTGGGAGAATAGAAGAGAAACCAGTAAATCTCAGGCATGTGTATGGCTTCTCATGAATTTAAGGATGAACTGATTTTTAGGGATTCCAccatctcaataaatgtttccaaTGACAAAATCGATTTTATGTATATTAAGGCTATAGAGAGTGAACCCTACAGGAAAGTGGGACTACTCTAGAATTCTTCATTCATCCTTCCCCTTACCTGTCGGGGAGTTTAAGCAGCTCCCCTAAAGATAAAGGATTTGAATGGCCAGAAATTTGATACAGAATTCCTTGAGTTCCTGTCTTTATCTCAGTGGTTCTCATAAGAATTACTGCACAGGATTGTATACGCCAAGCCATGTGCACTTACTGTAGtcaaagagaaacatttttcaaaatgttaaattgtggttaaaaaaataataaaagttaccatcctaatcatttttaagtgtactgtTCAGTAAAGTAGATTCACTTTGTTGTGCAACAGCTCCCTAAAaccttttcattttgcaaaactgaaactatacccattaaacaactccccatcTTCCCctacctccagcccctggcaaccatgtCAAAGATAATTTTGACTATATACAATATGAGGACCTAACTAACCTCTGGATATGATTTGACTACTTCATTTCTCTGAAgtagctctttctctctctttctagatGAGAAATGGAGTAGGATTTGCCTGCCTATTTTAAAAGTGAAGCCATTAGTTGGCTCCACATCCTGGCTTTTTCTCTCCCATGGAGCACTAGTAAGGTGCTGGGGCCCAGCCTCAGGCCCCAGGCCCGGCAGCTCTAGATCTCATGTATTTAGACCGTCCCATTTCATGTGTTACAATGATACATCAAGAGCTTCTCTGAGAGGCTTATAGCTGGAAGGGAGCCCTGTCCTGTGGGCAGGTATGTGCCTTCATCTCTGTCCTGAGACCTGCCACTAAGTAGAGGTTATTAGTTTGGTACCTTCCTTGTAAATCCACCTGAGGCCCGGAGAGAAGTGACTTCCCTTTCCAAAAGTTGCCATACTGGTAGATGAGTGGGTCATAGGAGACAGAGTCTGGGATCCAAGGGGCTGAAGGAGGTTCCAACAGTGGATTTGGGAATGGGGAAGCAAAGACCCCCAGATGGTTGGTGTGGTGGGTCTTGTGGCTTGGGAGTGGGTGAAGGGGCGATTGGACAGCTCAAAGAGCACAGAAAGCAAAGCCTCATTCCCTGTCTCCCCGCTTCTCTCATCACTCCAGACCTGGAGGCAGAAGCCAGCCttccagaaaagaaaggaaatactcTGTCTCGGGACCTCATTGACTATGTACGCTACATGGTGGAGAACCACGGGGAGGACTATAAGGTGAGTGGCTCGGGCCACGTGGGCTGGCTGGGAAGGCGCCCTGGACCATTCGCGGCTTGATCTGCTTGCGCAGCACATGTTTCCTGAAACCGAGTgcaaagaaagggaggaaaaagacTCTAGGAAATGGATCCCATTGACAGGGATCTAACTTGAACGAATGCTTATGGCAAGGATAGACTGAATGGCCTTGGTTCCACACTCACTCACCGATAAATGTTTTGCTTGCGtggtgttttttggtttgtttttgttttcgagacagagtcttgctctgtcacccaggctggaagtctATTTTTGGCTTCCTTTAACAGTTGAAAGATCCAGCTACACTGGACCCCTGGGCCCAAGTGGGATTAGCTGGCTATGATGGGTCATGAGCTCCTCAGCTggccccagctcctccctggCCCACTGGACTCTCAGGCCTTCCcggtctttttttgagacagaatctcgctctgtcacccagggtggagtgcagtggtgtgtgatcatggctcaccgcagcctcaacctcccgggctgaaacagtcctcctgcctcagcctcccaagtagctgggaccacaggatggttaatttattgtttttggagagacagggtctcattatgttgcccagggtggcctggaactcctgggctcaagagatcctcccacctcggcctcccagagtgttgggattacaggcgtgagccactgtgcctggtgcccTACAGCCTTTGAGGTCAGGATTCTGGACCTCAGGGATAGATAGCAAGTGGCTTGCCTAATTCAGGATGAGCTAAGATTTGAGCCTTAGCCTGTCTAGCCCTCCTTAAAGTAGCCCTTCTCCTTTCTTAGGCCATGGCCCGGGATGAGAAGAATTACTATCAAGATACCCCAAAACAGATTCGGAATAAGATCAACGTCTATAAACGCTTTTACCCAGCAGAGTGGCAAGACTTCCTCGATTCTTTGCAGAAGAGTAAGATGGAGGTTGCGTGACTGGTTTACATTACAGCTGCCCCAGGCTGAGGCCTCCCCCCGACCAGTGAAGCTGGAGCCGGGGTGTAAGGCAAGGAGGTGCTGTGTGGCTCCAGAGGGGC is a window of Pongo pygmaeus isolate AG05252 chromosome 4, NHGRI_mPonPyg2-v2.0_pri, whole genome shotgun sequence DNA encoding:
- the NOP16 gene encoding nucleolar protein 16 — encoded protein: MPKAKGKTRRQKFGYSVNRKRLNRNARRKAAPRIECSHIRHAWDHAKSVRQNLAEMGLAVDPNRAVPLRKRKVKAMEVDTEERPKELVLKPYVLNDLEAEASLPEKKGNTLSRDLIDYVRYMVENHGEDYKAMARDEKNYYQDTPKQIRNKINVYKRFYPAEWQDFLDSLQKSKMEVA